ATTGCTGCAGAAATAAGTGGGTAGAGTGTCTAGTCACCCTGGCCAGTGCTCAGGAGGCAAGAGAAAGGCTGAGCTGAGCTCATTGCTGGTCAGAGAGCCAAGTAAACAAGGCCCTTGCCCACAATGAGGGGGTTGCAAAGAGCAGCAGGCCAGATGTGGAGTGCTGTCCCAGCCACTGGTCTGAGCAGCAGTTGCTCTGTTAATCTTGATCACGGCCCAATTTGCCCGTCAGCCTTCGTCGCTGAGTCTTAGTGGTTCGCCCCGTGCTGGATTTCTGGATTTTCTTGCGTGGGCCTTGCCCACGTTGGGGTCTCTTTCCTTTCGTCTTTTTCCGGCTGTGCATGTGCAGTGTGGCAGTAAGAGAGGAGATCCTGTGCaaggcaggaagagagaaaagtttTGGGACCAAAGTCTGCAGGAGCAAGGCAACACCACAGCAATAGCAGGAGAGCCCTGTATGTCCCAGCAAGAGCGGACACCAGCCACAGCAAGCTCCAGGGGAACTCCTGTGCTGGGCATCATCCTGAAAGGGCAGGAAACCTCCAAGTCTACATGTGCAATAACGAccaaaatgaattttctgaGCAGTGGGCTGCCCAGCCACTGCAGAGTTAAGTAATTCTCTGAATCCCCAAAGCAGCTGTAAATCCTGGATACTGAAAAATGTGGAGAATGCCAAAACTTTAGGGTGTTTTGACCTTCAATCCTAGAGACAAACTGTGCACCCTGCAATACACCCTTCCCTACAGTATCTGAAGAAGGACTAAGGTAAACAGTTCAGGACAAAGCCCGCCCTGCGCTGCATTCTCCTCCTACTATCACCAAGGATTAATGCGATGGGAACAGAGCATCCAGGACAGGCTTGTGTTCTGCCAGTGCCCTCTGCTGGCTCCCGTCCACGGGTGCCCAGGCAGCACATCATCCCTTCCCTGCCACCACACCGCTCATCTGGGAACGCAAGATCCTCCCGCTCAGCTTGCGGAGCCTAGCAGCAAAGAGTTGAATGAATTCATACATACTTCTCAGATAGGAAGGGGTTTCTGGACTTCTTGGGCATTGTTCTTACAGGCTTGTTCACCacctcttcccctttttcttgTTCCGATCCATCactttttcccttaaaaaggaagcaaaagagaaaaaaaatctctatagaCACTTTAAAACAGGCGGTCTTGTGATTCCAgtgtttctgctgccttcttGGTTTCATCCTGTTTTGTGAACCATCTAGTCATGGATGAAGTTTTTAATTATCCACACCCCTTGCTGTCCAAATCTCAAGGTTTCTTGAGCATGATCTTAATGGCCATGCAACTGAAGTCTGAACTATGAATTGAAGGTTTCAgcctttttcttaaattactaTCAAAACCTCAAGTGGCTTTTCCAATTAGAAGATGACCTTACAAATGTAAAAGGTTAACACAGACACTTCCCCAAAGAGCTCAAATCCAGCTATGAGTCATGAAGATCAAAAAGATCAAGTCAACCAGTACCTGAAAGGCTCTATGAAACGAATATGAGACCTTAGTTACAATATGTTTTGAGAATAAAAGCAATCACAACCAGAACTGGTTTCCTTATTTGTGGTCCAAGCACAGGATCAACGAGAGAGAAATCCCTCACCATGTAGTATTTCCTGGACAGGACACAGGAAAGAGGTTGAGGACAGTCCATGCACCGAAGACCTGAAATCTTGCTGCTTGTGTTTtatctacttttaaaatactacattCTCCCCATCCATCCCTGGGGCACCTTTCACTTACACAAGGTCAGATGGGACTAGCAAAGGATTCCAGGGAGGTTTGGAGTGAGCTGTTCGCATAgaacatttcttcctctttagaGGCCCAACATAAGTTGTGGAGAAATGCGACAATAATGACTTTCCCTTTTCATCCCTGCCCCCAGACAGCTGCATGTCTTTGAACATATTCATGGACTACCAGCCCTACCTAGCCAGTCCTAAGAATGCTTACAGCTGATACaatcagagaagcagcaagaggCTTTACCATAGGGGTGGTCAGTCCCAGCTGACGTGCCCCTGAGAGGTCCAGGTCACTGATGGTGGTCACTGTTACAATGTGGTTTGGGTGGTCGATGTTCACAGACTCTGTTCGTGATGTCACCAAGTGCTCCAGTTCATCAGCCTCATCTGGGGAAACAAGAAATAACACAACGCAAAGCGCCCAACTTTCTACAAGATATGGTTGCTCACTCCTGCACTGCCACACTGGGGGTGGGAGACCCAGCCATTGCATGGGGGTCAGAGGGGCTTGAACACTGGCACTAGACGCATGAAGGGCAAGCTCCTTTTCCCAGCAGGGGGGCTCAGGTTAGCACCTTGGAGGTGTTCTCCTGCATATTCCTCTCTGTACAACCTGCCTGACCCCCTTCCCACCAGGGACAAAGGGCTGAGGGGATCACCGCTCAGATGGTTGCCTAGCTTCCCAGGGGCACACACGAGGAACCAGCCCCGTAGGGTGGTGTGCGAGCATCCTTGCTCCAGC
This sequence is a window from Balearica regulorum gibbericeps isolate bBalReg1 chromosome 1, bBalReg1.pri, whole genome shotgun sequence. Protein-coding genes within it:
- the NOL12 gene encoding nucleolar protein 12 gives rise to the protein MGRKKKKGPGGREGRLVVTFDEERRREYLTGFHKRKVERRKAALEEIKRKLKEEQRKMKEERHQEYLKMLSEREEALDEADELEHLVTSRTESVNIDHPNHIVTVTTISDLDLSGARQLGLTTPMGKSDGSEQEKGEEVVNKPVRTMPKKSRNPFLSEKISSLTATLHMHSRKKTKGKRPQRGQGPRKKIQKSSTGRTTKTQRRRLTGKLGRDQD